A genome region from Bradyrhizobium sp. WSM1417 includes the following:
- a CDS encoding OsmC family protein: MTAVVQKTVLTGCLAPIDKNGLEQLIANGKANPKVIKTLKCKTVAEGKFRHANYIRSLPPYIVDEPPGLLGDDTAPNPSEASLAALGSCLAVGLHANAVHRGWIVNKLELELEGDLNITAVWGTGDISDKPVGFTDVRVKVDMECEGISPDEINALVAHVKQWSPVANTFTRPVNLEVGIS; the protein is encoded by the coding sequence ATGACTGCCGTCGTTCAAAAGACAGTGCTGACGGGTTGCCTCGCGCCCATCGACAAGAATGGCCTCGAGCAACTGATCGCCAACGGCAAGGCCAATCCGAAGGTCATCAAGACCTTGAAGTGCAAGACGGTCGCGGAAGGAAAATTCCGCCACGCCAACTATATCCGCAGTCTGCCGCCCTACATCGTCGACGAGCCGCCGGGGCTTCTGGGCGACGACACCGCGCCCAATCCGTCCGAAGCCTCGCTCGCCGCGCTCGGCTCCTGCCTCGCCGTCGGCCTGCACGCCAACGCCGTGCATCGCGGCTGGATCGTCAACAAGCTCGAGCTCGAGCTCGAGGGCGACCTCAACATCACTGCGGTGTGGGGCACCGGTGACATCTCGGACAAGCCCGTTGGATTTACGGATGTGCGCGTCAAGGTCGACATGGAATGTGAGGGGATCTCGCCGGACGAGATCAATGCGCTGGTCGCCCATGTGAAGCAATGGTCGCCGGTCGCCAACACCTTCACCCGCCCGGTCAATCTCGAGGTCGGCATCTCGTAG
- a CDS encoding TetR/AcrR family transcriptional regulator, with protein sequence MAKLSLNKPSPNKTSKKKSHSPHGGASDDESARGRLLNAATHLFCKNGINATGIDAIIAEAGTAKTTLYKLFGSKTNLINAVLESEGKQWREWFIGAMEEGGGDAQAKLTRIFPALKSWFAEERFYGCPFINAVGEHDKDAKQFRNIALKHKKIVLGHIEKLAGELGSNEPVVLAHQLGLLIDGAIVAAMVSRDPGVADTAALTAGPLLSQPKAKKKRAADQLEAV encoded by the coding sequence ATGGCCAAGCTTTCACTGAACAAGCCCTCCCCGAACAAGACGTCAAAGAAGAAGTCTCATTCGCCGCACGGCGGCGCCAGTGACGACGAGTCCGCGCGCGGACGCCTGCTCAACGCGGCGACGCATCTGTTCTGCAAGAACGGCATCAACGCCACCGGCATCGACGCGATCATCGCGGAAGCCGGCACCGCGAAGACCACGCTCTATAAATTGTTCGGCTCCAAGACCAATCTCATCAACGCGGTGCTGGAGAGCGAAGGCAAGCAGTGGCGCGAATGGTTCATCGGCGCCATGGAAGAAGGCGGCGGCGACGCCCAGGCCAAGCTCACGCGCATCTTCCCGGCCCTGAAGAGCTGGTTCGCGGAGGAGCGCTTCTACGGCTGCCCCTTCATCAACGCGGTCGGCGAGCACGACAAGGACGCCAAGCAGTTCCGCAACATCGCGCTGAAGCACAAGAAGATCGTGCTCGGCCACATCGAGAAGCTCGCCGGCGAGCTCGGATCGAACGAGCCCGTCGTGCTCGCGCACCAGCTCGGGCTGTTGATAGACGGCGCCATCGTCGCCGCGATGGTGTCGCGCGATCCGGGCGTGGCGGATACGGCAGCGCTGACGGCGGGTCCCCTGCTCAGCCAGCCCAAGGCAAAGAAGAAGCGCGCGGCGGATCAGTTAGAGGCGGTGTAG
- a CDS encoding alpha/beta fold hydrolase yields MTAFSLGTFGFPEVHADGRPIKLALRKGLALLVYLAEAKGAVAREIMATLLWPETDRETGLARLRRLLHRVELTLGQQVFETDRTSLQWSPAMALTVDAHLFESACDRGDFDEACQVYGGDFLAGFSPEDCPEFDDWAFFRREALRGRLMHALERLVQDKTAGGDYFAAAAHATRLVELDPLSEVYGRHLIRSLLVAGDRSAAERHHAALTQRLRDELGVRPEAETEALMSPAAAHAVPATRYVKGAGVHLAYQAYGSGPLDILVMPGFVSHVERAWEHPASRAFLASLMKLGRLIVFDRRGIGLSDRVGSAPGIDVTAEDIGTVLQVVDARRVVLFGASECGPACIKFAVDEPRLVAGLILFGALAKGCWSQDYPHALRASQYDAWSKHLIAQWGGPVEIETFAPSLASDPQARAWWAGLLRAASSPGGISAVLEAFRDADVRQLLPQIAMPTLVLHRRDDKAVRIAAGRDVASRIKGAQFVELDGNDHWFFAGDQGPVLEAIKRFIDMLPREARAGRKVL; encoded by the coding sequence ATGACGGCTTTCTCGCTGGGGACGTTCGGGTTCCCGGAGGTCCACGCCGACGGCCGCCCGATCAAGCTGGCCTTGCGCAAGGGCCTCGCGCTGCTGGTCTATCTCGCGGAGGCCAAGGGCGCTGTGGCCCGCGAAATCATGGCGACGCTGCTGTGGCCTGAAACTGACCGCGAGACCGGGCTTGCGCGATTGCGGCGCCTGCTTCACCGGGTCGAGCTGACGCTCGGTCAGCAGGTGTTCGAGACCGACCGGACCAGTCTGCAATGGTCTCCGGCAATGGCTTTGACGGTCGATGCACATCTGTTCGAGAGCGCCTGCGATCGCGGTGACTTTGACGAGGCCTGCCAGGTCTACGGGGGAGATTTCCTCGCAGGCTTCTCGCCGGAGGATTGTCCGGAATTCGACGATTGGGCGTTCTTCCGCCGCGAGGCGCTGCGGGGACGGCTGATGCATGCGCTGGAGCGTCTGGTGCAGGACAAGACTGCCGGCGGCGACTACTTTGCCGCGGCCGCGCATGCGACCCGCCTGGTCGAGCTCGATCCTTTGAGCGAGGTCTACGGCCGGCATCTGATCCGCAGCCTGCTGGTGGCGGGCGACCGCAGCGCGGCAGAGCGGCACCACGCGGCACTGACGCAGCGGCTGCGTGACGAGCTTGGTGTTAGGCCCGAAGCCGAGACCGAGGCGTTAATGAGTCCCGCGGCGGCACACGCCGTTCCAGCGACGCGCTACGTGAAGGGCGCCGGCGTGCATCTGGCGTATCAGGCCTATGGCAGCGGTCCGCTCGATATCCTGGTCATGCCTGGCTTCGTGTCGCATGTGGAACGCGCCTGGGAGCACCCCGCAAGCCGGGCGTTTCTGGCCTCGCTGATGAAGCTTGGGCGCCTGATCGTGTTCGATCGCCGCGGCATCGGGTTGTCCGACCGGGTTGGATCGGCCCCCGGTATCGACGTCACCGCGGAGGACATCGGCACCGTGCTGCAGGTAGTGGATGCGCGCCGCGTCGTGCTGTTCGGCGCATCCGAGTGCGGGCCGGCCTGCATCAAATTTGCGGTCGACGAGCCGCGTCTCGTGGCCGGACTCATCCTGTTCGGTGCCTTGGCCAAGGGCTGCTGGTCGCAGGATTATCCGCACGCGTTGCGCGCAAGCCAGTACGACGCCTGGAGCAAGCACCTCATCGCGCAATGGGGAGGTCCGGTGGAGATTGAAACCTTTGCGCCCAGCCTTGCGAGCGATCCCCAGGCCCGCGCCTGGTGGGCCGGGCTATTGCGCGCGGCCTCAAGTCCCGGCGGCATCTCGGCGGTGCTTGAGGCGTTTCGCGACGCCGACGTGCGGCAGCTTTTGCCGCAGATTGCCATGCCGACTCTGGTGCTGCACCGTCGGGACGACAAGGCGGTACGGATCGCGGCCGGCCGCGATGTGGCGAGCCGGATCAAAGGTGCGCAATTCGTCGAGCTCGACGGCAATGATCATTGGTTCTTTGCGGGCGATCAAGGACCGGTGCTGGAGGCGATCAAAAGATTCATAGATATGTTGCCGCGCGAGGCGAGAGCGGGCCGTAAAGTGCTGTAG
- the mddA gene encoding methanethiol S-methyltransferase — translation MISRLLILLYAIVSYVIFTVSFLYALGFVGNYVVPKSIDMSIDVGNSTDLSVAVVVNLLLMSLFAIQHSVMARPAFKRWSAKFLSPACQRSTYVLLSSLILLLLFWQWRPIPAPVWQTSGTVAWLLIGVHWLGWLIAFASTHMIDHFDLFGLRQAFVAFRGSEIPGQSFRTPLLYKIVRHPIMLGFLLAFWATPEMTVGHFLFALANTAYILAALQFEERDLIAEFGATYQDYRRRVPMLLPRLFGAPR, via the coding sequence ATGATCTCGCGCCTCCTGATCCTGCTCTACGCCATCGTGAGCTACGTCATCTTCACGGTCTCATTTCTCTATGCGCTCGGTTTCGTCGGCAATTATGTCGTGCCCAAGTCGATAGATATGTCGATCGACGTCGGCAACTCGACGGACCTGAGCGTGGCCGTCGTCGTCAACCTGCTGCTGATGAGCCTGTTTGCAATCCAGCACAGCGTCATGGCGCGCCCGGCCTTCAAGCGATGGTCGGCAAAATTCCTTTCCCCCGCCTGCCAGCGCAGCACCTATGTGCTGCTCTCCAGCCTGATCCTGCTGCTCCTGTTCTGGCAGTGGCGCCCGATTCCGGCGCCGGTCTGGCAAACGAGCGGAACGGTGGCCTGGTTGCTGATCGGCGTGCATTGGCTTGGCTGGCTGATCGCGTTCGCCTCGACCCACATGATCGATCATTTCGATCTGTTCGGCCTCCGCCAGGCCTTCGTCGCGTTCCGCGGGAGCGAGATACCAGGTCAATCGTTCAGGACGCCGCTGCTCTACAAGATCGTGCGGCATCCCATCATGCTCGGCTTTCTGCTCGCGTTCTGGGCCACGCCCGAGATGACCGTCGGCCACTTTCTGTTTGCGCTCGCAAACACCGCCTACATCCTGGCCGCGCTTCAGTTCGAGGAGCGCGACCTGATCGCCGAGTTCGGCGCGACTTACCAGGACTATCGCCGGCGTGTTCCCATGCTGCTGCCGCGTCTCTTCGGAGCGCCCCGATGA
- a CDS encoding NADPH:quinone oxidoreductase family protein, whose protein sequence is MKAILCTAFTGPGDLRLGEIDEPKPSGDEILIEVHAASVSFMDQLMVSGLYQMRPPTPFVPGTEASGVVIAVGGAVTAFAPGDRVACSAWTGGYAERMIAKDSKCVLLPEGVAFEAAATVLHNYGTAYYALVERARAQRGETLFVTGAAGGVGLAAVDLGRHLGLRVVAGIGSDDKAALVRNYGASDIVNYRSEDLRDRIKAITGGEGIDVGFDNVGGAIFQQMARSMKWGGRLMPIGFTSGEIPQLPMNLPLLKNYSILGVFLGAWAEKFSLEAARMNATLMQLLAGGKIRPHVDRVLPLEEAGEAMRAVANRTVQGRIVLKIR, encoded by the coding sequence ATGAAAGCGATTCTGTGCACAGCGTTCACCGGACCCGGCGATTTACGCCTCGGCGAGATCGACGAGCCGAAGCCCTCCGGCGACGAGATCCTGATCGAGGTCCATGCGGCCTCCGTCAGTTTCATGGACCAGTTGATGGTCTCGGGGCTCTACCAGATGCGGCCGCCGACGCCCTTCGTGCCCGGCACGGAAGCATCCGGTGTCGTCATCGCGGTGGGCGGCGCGGTCACGGCATTCGCTCCCGGCGACCGCGTGGCATGCAGCGCCTGGACCGGCGGCTACGCCGAACGGATGATAGCGAAGGACTCAAAGTGCGTGCTTCTGCCGGAAGGCGTCGCGTTCGAGGCCGCGGCGACGGTCCTGCACAATTACGGCACGGCCTATTATGCGCTGGTCGAGCGGGCCAGGGCGCAGCGCGGCGAAACGCTGTTCGTCACGGGCGCTGCCGGCGGAGTTGGCCTCGCCGCCGTCGATCTCGGCCGCCATTTGGGCTTGCGCGTCGTCGCCGGTATCGGCTCCGATGACAAGGCCGCCCTGGTTCGCAATTATGGAGCCAGCGACATCGTCAATTATCGTAGCGAGGATCTGCGCGACCGGATCAAGGCGATCACCGGCGGCGAAGGGATCGATGTCGGCTTCGACAATGTCGGCGGCGCGATATTCCAGCAGATGGCCCGGTCGATGAAGTGGGGCGGCCGGCTGATGCCGATCGGCTTCACCAGCGGCGAGATTCCTCAGCTCCCGATGAACCTTCCGCTGCTGAAGAACTATTCCATCCTCGGGGTCTTCCTCGGCGCCTGGGCGGAGAAATTCTCGCTCGAAGCGGCGCGCATGAACGCCACACTGATGCAACTGCTGGCCGGCGGGAAAATCCGTCCGCACGTCGACCGCGTCCTCCCTTTGGAGGAGGCCGGCGAAGCCATGCGTGCCGTGGCCAACCGAACGGTTCAGGGGCGAATTGTCCTCAAGATCAGGTAA
- a CDS encoding tetratricopeptide repeat protein — translation MFGMIGRALVCAAAGVSALASATLLEISGARAEMLLSAKCNAAGNFSVDDRIAGCTAMIEAATGMQPAVIMARFRRAVFYRQKGEIDFAIADYNQIIERDPGNLNARIARASAFIQKRQPEAALSDYAKAIELDPKSTYAYIGRAHVYSARRDFVRAIADYDQALLIHPDNVIAYVERGLAYVRKGDPDRAMADCDRAVEISPQTGGGQLCRGRVYFAKGNRERALAELAQTMPIRPTKENFYYFRAESFSQLGELDRAIADYDRVIELNPQSRTAYGCRGVVYAQKGDYDRAIADYDRVIQLLHQDQGISGGRQTRIQGQESDPISTSVAGESIALASGDGPVLRARGVAYYAKGDLDRAIADYDEAIRLNPRDKDAISSRGNAYRAKGDFGRSLADYDQLVQLDAKDARAYFHRARVYWQNASFAKSLADLDQSIQLNPKDAYPVLWREIVARRSDQQSRLSEAAKQLDATKWPTPIVNLFLGTMTPEQVLSAADDADPMKRKWQFCEANFYIAERALQDGSKEEALRLLDQAAADCPKTFIEKQAADVELISLRASR, via the coding sequence ATGTTCGGAATGATAGGCCGCGCGCTCGTCTGTGCGGCAGCAGGCGTAAGCGCATTGGCGTCGGCGACCTTGCTCGAAATATCGGGCGCTCGTGCGGAAATGCTCTTGAGCGCGAAGTGCAACGCGGCCGGCAATTTCAGTGTCGATGACCGCATTGCGGGCTGCACTGCCATGATCGAGGCAGCGACCGGTATGCAGCCAGCTGTGATCATGGCGCGTTTCCGCCGCGCCGTGTTCTACCGCCAGAAGGGCGAAATCGACTTTGCGATCGCGGACTACAATCAGATCATCGAGCGCGATCCGGGCAATCTGAACGCCCGTATCGCGAGGGCCTCTGCGTTTATTCAAAAGCGACAGCCCGAGGCCGCGCTGTCAGATTACGCCAAGGCAATCGAGCTCGATCCGAAGAGTACCTACGCATATATCGGACGTGCTCACGTCTATTCGGCGAGACGCGACTTCGTTCGCGCCATCGCCGACTATGATCAGGCTCTCCTGATCCATCCCGACAATGTCATAGCGTATGTCGAGCGAGGCCTTGCTTACGTTCGCAAGGGAGATCCGGATCGGGCCATGGCCGACTGTGATCGAGCGGTCGAGATCAGCCCCCAAACCGGCGGCGGCCAACTGTGCCGTGGTCGGGTTTATTTCGCCAAGGGCAATAGAGAACGTGCATTGGCCGAACTCGCTCAAACCATGCCGATCAGGCCCACGAAGGAGAATTTTTACTACTTCCGAGCCGAGTCCTTTTCTCAGCTGGGCGAACTCGACCGCGCTATCGCCGACTATGACCGGGTCATCGAGCTGAATCCACAAAGCCGGACTGCCTACGGCTGCCGCGGCGTCGTCTATGCTCAAAAAGGCGACTATGATCGCGCCATCGCCGATTACGACCGGGTGATCCAGCTGCTACATCAGGATCAAGGAATCTCGGGCGGTCGGCAGACGCGGATTCAAGGTCAGGAAAGTGACCCCATTTCCACGTCCGTCGCGGGTGAATCAATTGCACTCGCTTCAGGGGACGGGCCCGTGCTCCGCGCTCGGGGGGTAGCCTACTATGCGAAAGGCGATCTTGACCGCGCCATCGCAGATTACGATGAGGCGATTCGCCTCAATCCCAGGGACAAGGATGCAATATCGTCTCGCGGCAACGCGTACAGGGCCAAAGGAGACTTCGGCCGGTCGCTTGCGGACTACGATCAACTCGTGCAACTCGATGCCAAGGATGCGCGCGCGTACTTTCATCGTGCAAGGGTCTATTGGCAGAATGCCTCTTTCGCGAAATCGCTGGCTGACCTCGATCAATCAATCCAGCTCAATCCAAAGGATGCCTATCCGGTTTTGTGGCGCGAAATCGTTGCAAGGCGCAGTGACCAACAGAGCCGGCTGAGCGAGGCTGCGAAGCAGCTGGACGCGACGAAATGGCCCACGCCGATCGTCAATCTCTTTCTTGGCACGATGACGCCGGAGCAAGTGCTCAGCGCGGCGGACGACGCCGACCCGATGAAGAGAAAGTGGCAGTTTTGCGAGGCAAATTTCTATATTGCCGAGCGCGCATTGCAAGACGGCTCCAAGGAAGAGGCGCTTAGGCTCTTGGATCAGGCGGCGGCCGATTGCCCGAAGACCTTCATCGAGAAGCAGGCAGCCGACGTTGAGCTCATTTCGCTGCGAGCGAGCCGCTGA
- a CDS encoding TrmJ/YjtD family RNA methyltransferase — protein sequence MSGTDKSKAGLSLDGPIVILVEPQLGENIGMAARAMGNFALGALRIVNPRDGWPNIAAQRAAAGADHILDKVELFDTVGEAVADLDLLFATTARPHDQAKPVVGPEAAASEISGHVAAGGKAGILFGRERWGLTNEEVGLANRIITFPVNPGFASLNLAQAVLLVGYEWFKRATSGELPHAMPERSERASQHQMQAFFDNLIRELDRVEFLRPAEKRDTMLVNLRNIFSRMEPTKQDMHTLHGVVMAIAEGRKGPAKGGVLDGEQATRLRALLAEHGQGGGVPDSGSTVRGLARLLRRNPTDAERLLWQALTRDRRFAGGFKRQTPVGRHIPDFVSFPHRIAIELVNAGENEAIVADRAARRAWLEARDYRVIEMRAADVERDLEAELVRLQGMMAETT from the coding sequence ATGTCCGGGACTGACAAGAGCAAGGCGGGCCTTTCCCTCGACGGTCCCATCGTGATCCTGGTCGAGCCGCAGCTTGGCGAAAACATCGGCATGGCCGCGCGCGCCATGGGCAACTTCGCGCTTGGCGCCTTGCGCATCGTCAACCCGCGCGACGGCTGGCCGAATATCGCTGCCCAGCGCGCCGCAGCCGGGGCCGACCATATTCTGGATAAGGTCGAATTGTTCGACACGGTCGGTGAGGCGGTCGCCGACCTCGACCTGCTGTTCGCCACCACCGCGCGCCCCCACGACCAAGCCAAGCCGGTGGTGGGGCCGGAAGCCGCTGCTAGCGAGATTTCCGGGCACGTCGCGGCCGGCGGCAAGGCCGGTATCCTGTTCGGCCGGGAGCGCTGGGGCCTCACCAACGAGGAGGTCGGGCTCGCCAACCGCATCATCACCTTCCCGGTCAATCCGGGCTTTGCCTCGCTCAACCTCGCCCAGGCCGTGCTGCTGGTCGGCTACGAATGGTTCAAGCGGGCAACCTCCGGTGAGCTGCCGCACGCCATGCCGGAGCGCTCCGAGCGTGCCTCGCAGCACCAGATGCAGGCCTTCTTCGACAATCTGATCCGCGAGCTCGACCGGGTGGAATTTCTGCGCCCGGCCGAGAAGCGCGACACCATGCTCGTCAATCTGCGCAACATCTTCAGCCGGATGGAGCCGACCAAGCAGGACATGCACACCCTGCACGGGGTGGTGATGGCGATCGCAGAAGGGCGCAAGGGCCCCGCCAAGGGCGGCGTGCTCGACGGCGAGCAGGCCACGCGGCTGCGCGCGCTTTTGGCCGAGCACGGGCAGGGCGGCGGGGTGCCCGACAGCGGCTCCACCGTGCGCGGACTCGCCCGCCTGCTCCGCCGCAACCCGACCGATGCCGAGCGTCTGCTCTGGCAAGCCCTGACCCGCGATCGCCGTTTTGCAGGCGGGTTCAAGCGCCAGACCCCTGTGGGGCGGCACATCCCGGACTTCGTCTCGTTCCCGCACCGGATCGCGATCGAGCTGGTGAACGCGGGTGAGAACGAGGCGATCGTCGCGGATCGTGCGGCGAGGCGGGCGTGGCTGGAGGCGCGGGACTATCGGGTGATCGAGATGCGGGCCGCGGACGTGGAGCGGGATCTGGAGGCGGAGCTGGTGCGGCTGCAGGGGATGATGGCGGAAACAACATGA
- a CDS encoding NADP-dependent isocitrate dehydrogenase — translation MAKIKVSNPVVELDGDEMTRIIWQYIKDKLINPFLDVELLYFDLGMEYRDETNDQVTIDAAEAIKKVGVGVKCATITPDEARVKEFNLKQMWKSPNGTIRNILGGVIFREPIICKNVPRLVPGWTKPIIIGRHAYGDQYRATDIKFPGKGTLTMKFVGEDGTVIEKEVFKTPGAGVAMQMYNLDDSIIDFARASLNYGLLRNYPVYLSTKNTIMKIYDGRFKDIFQDIYEREFKKEFDAKGLTYEHRLIDDMVASALKWSGGYVWACKNYDGDVQSDTVAQGYGSLGLMTSVLLTPDGKTVEAEAAHGTVTRHYREHQKGKETSTNSIASIFAWTRGLSHRAKLDNNAELAKFANTLEKVCVDTVEEGYMTKDLALLVGADQRWLSTTGFLDKVAENLGKALAA, via the coding sequence ATGGCAAAAATCAAGGTGTCCAACCCCGTCGTCGAACTCGATGGCGACGAGATGACCCGGATCATCTGGCAGTACATCAAGGACAAGCTGATCAACCCGTTCCTGGATGTCGAGCTGCTCTATTTCGACCTGGGCATGGAGTACCGTGACGAGACCAACGATCAGGTGACGATCGACGCTGCCGAGGCCATCAAGAAGGTCGGCGTCGGCGTCAAGTGCGCCACCATCACTCCGGACGAGGCCCGGGTGAAGGAGTTCAACCTCAAGCAGATGTGGAAGTCGCCGAACGGCACCATCCGCAACATCCTCGGCGGCGTGATCTTCCGCGAGCCGATCATCTGCAAGAACGTGCCGCGCCTGGTTCCCGGCTGGACCAAGCCGATCATCATCGGCCGCCACGCCTATGGCGACCAGTATCGCGCCACCGACATCAAGTTCCCGGGCAAGGGCACGCTGACGATGAAGTTCGTCGGCGAGGACGGCACCGTCATCGAGAAGGAAGTGTTCAAGACCCCGGGCGCCGGCGTCGCGATGCAGATGTACAATCTCGACGATTCCATCATCGACTTCGCCCGCGCGTCGTTGAACTACGGCCTGTTGCGCAACTACCCGGTCTATCTCTCGACCAAGAACACGATCATGAAGATCTATGATGGTCGGTTCAAGGACATCTTCCAGGACATCTACGAGCGCGAGTTCAAGAAGGAATTCGACGCCAAGGGCCTGACCTACGAGCACCGCCTGATCGACGACATGGTCGCTTCGGCGCTGAAATGGTCCGGCGGCTATGTCTGGGCCTGCAAGAACTACGACGGCGACGTGCAGTCCGACACGGTCGCACAGGGTTACGGCTCGCTCGGCCTGATGACCTCGGTCCTCCTCACTCCCGACGGCAAGACGGTGGAAGCCGAAGCCGCCCACGGCACGGTGACCCGCCACTACCGCGAGCACCAGAAGGGCAAGGAGACCTCGACCAACTCGATCGCGTCGATCTTCGCCTGGACCCGCGGCCTGTCGCACCGCGCCAAGCTCGACAACAATGCCGAGCTCGCCAAGTTCGCGAACACCCTGGAGAAGGTCTGCGTCGACACCGTCGAGGAAGGCTACATGACCAAGGACCTCGCGCTCCTGGTCGGCGCCGACCAGCGCTGGCTCTCGACCACCGGCTTCCTCGACAAGGTCGCCGAGAACCTGGGGAAGGCGCTGGCGGCGTAA
- a CDS encoding DUF3455 domain-containing protein: MSIKLAVPCLLLLAGPALAADPLPDAIAAPGETVVLSVHAEGAQVYECKAGADGKLAWAFREPIATLLSEGKTVGRHYAGPNWEHADGSAVAAKAAGNAPGATAADIPWLKLEVTTHRGSGVLTPVTTVQRINTHGGKLEGSCDKAGDFKSAPYSAEYVFLKKG; encoded by the coding sequence ATGTCGATCAAGCTTGCCGTCCCCTGCCTGTTGCTGCTCGCTGGACCGGCGCTGGCCGCCGACCCGCTCCCCGACGCCATCGCCGCGCCCGGCGAGACTGTCGTGCTCAGTGTCCACGCCGAGGGCGCGCAGGTCTATGAGTGCAAGGCCGGCGCCGACGGCAAGCTCGCCTGGGCCTTCCGCGAGCCGATCGCGACGCTGCTGTCCGAGGGCAAGACGGTCGGGCGGCACTATGCCGGACCTAATTGGGAGCATGCCGACGGCAGCGCCGTGGCAGCGAAGGCGGCCGGCAATGCGCCTGGCGCGACCGCAGCCGACATTCCCTGGCTGAAACTGGAAGTGACGACCCACCGCGGCAGCGGCGTCCTCACGCCGGTTACGACGGTTCAGCGCATCAACACCCATGGCGGCAAGCTCGAGGGTTCTTGCGACAAGGCCGGCGATTTCAAGAGCGCGCCCTATTCGGCCGAGTACGTCTTCCTGAAGAAAGGCTGA
- a CDS encoding cyclic nucleotide-gated ion channel, producing the protein MRPVPRGRGSTDPNLRDRLYELLEHDPLAYSVGSRFIQLIIGVIVLDVAAMILASVPELDAQFGALFSAITILSVIVFALEYAARLWTVAGHTQRPASALSDRIGYVFSALGIIDLLAFVPAAIVLATGRHATLAALGVLPFFKLVRYSPAMRSLLAAVHAERRALIGCIVILIGAVLTFASLLYAIERDVQPDKLGTIPQAMWWAIVTLGTVGYGDVVPVTALGKFISVFTIISGFAMIALPVAIISTAFAEEVKRRDFVVTWGMLARVPLFSHLSASEIADIMRLLRARTIEQGEILVRRGDAASSMYFITAGEVEIALPNQQVRLADGTFFGEIALLHKTKRSGTVTATRKTRLLVLDAQDFHALIERMPTLAAHVHRTAKARLEGSGDLAVAELAQAEKEANDR; encoded by the coding sequence GTGCGCCCCGTTCCGCGAGGACGTGGCTCAACCGATCCCAATCTGAGGGATCGCCTCTACGAATTGCTGGAGCACGATCCGCTGGCCTACTCGGTCGGGTCGCGCTTCATCCAGCTGATCATTGGCGTCATCGTGCTCGACGTCGCCGCCATGATCCTTGCCTCGGTGCCGGAGCTGGACGCGCAATTCGGCGCGCTGTTTTCGGCGATCACCATCCTGTCCGTGATCGTGTTCGCGCTGGAATATGCGGCGCGGCTGTGGACCGTGGCGGGCCATACCCAGCGCCCGGCGTCCGCGCTGTCGGACCGGATCGGCTATGTCTTCTCCGCACTCGGCATCATCGATCTGCTCGCGTTCGTGCCGGCCGCGATCGTGCTGGCGACGGGCCGGCACGCGACGCTGGCTGCCCTCGGCGTGCTGCCGTTCTTCAAGCTGGTGCGCTATTCGCCAGCGATGCGTTCGCTGCTCGCGGCCGTGCATGCGGAGCGGCGGGCGCTGATCGGCTGCATCGTCATCCTGATCGGCGCGGTGCTGACGTTTGCCTCGCTACTCTACGCCATCGAGCGCGACGTGCAGCCGGACAAGCTCGGCACCATTCCGCAGGCGATGTGGTGGGCGATCGTGACGCTCGGCACCGTCGGCTATGGCGACGTCGTGCCGGTGACGGCGCTCGGAAAGTTCATCTCCGTCTTCACCATCATCAGCGGCTTTGCCATGATCGCGCTGCCGGTCGCGATCATCTCGACGGCCTTTGCGGAAGAGGTGAAGCGGCGCGACTTCGTGGTCACCTGGGGCATGCTGGCGCGGGTGCCGCTGTTCTCGCATCTCAGCGCATCCGAGATCGCTGACATCATGCGGCTGCTGCGGGCGCGCACGATCGAGCAGGGCGAGATCCTGGTGCGGCGGGGCGATGCGGCTTCGTCGATGTATTTCATCACCGCCGGCGAGGTCGAGATCGCGCTGCCGAACCAGCAGGTGCGGCTCGCGGACGGCACCTTCTTCGGCGAGATCGCGCTGCTGCATAAGACAAAACGCAGCGGCACGGTGACGGCGACGCGCAAGACCCGCCTGCTGGTGCTCGATGCCCAGGATTTTCACGCCCTGATCGAACGCATGCCGACGCTCGCCGCGCACGTCCACAGGACGGCAAAGGCGCGGTTGGAGGGCAGCGGCGACCTTGCGGTGGCGGAGCTGGCGCAGGCGGAGAAGGAGGCCAACGACCGCTGA